A single window of Ananas comosus cultivar F153 linkage group 17, ASM154086v1, whole genome shotgun sequence DNA harbors:
- the LOC109722683 gene encoding FHA domain-containing protein FHA2-like, which translates to MVKSRKTLGGGGGGGGGAAAATASDSEVGFAKLQGEDFEYYMQTYSIILGRNSKKSEVDVDLASLGGGMNISRHHARIFYDFARRRFALEVIGKNGCLVEGVLHVPGTPPVKLDSQDLLQMGDKQFYFLLPSRSIFDARPLPRLPSSSSSYPAPPLARYARGRGVAGDDDDDDDVDDDENGGDDDGHGDDDVDEENEIDGPREEEEEDEEEEEEEEIRPVVSGKRLKSAAGSEHAEGSKPGPSGRLVKKSEKRSRADREADNNQLLQLEEKDVISSVATVLSDLCGPGEWMPMTRLHEVLLEKYGNIWHHSRVRKYLTSEDLPQNETKGRPWFGLLALLRKYPEHFVINTRTKGRLTQEFVSLVSLLS; encoded by the exons ATGGTGAAGAGCCGTAAAACcctaggcggcggcggcggcggcggaggaggggcggcggcggcgacggcgtcgGACTCGGAGGTGGGGTTCGCGAAGCTGCAGGGCGAGGACTTCGAGTACTACATGCAGACGTACTCGATCATCCTGGGGCGTAACAGCAAGAAGTCGGAGGTGGACGTCGACCTGGCGAGCCTGGGCGGCGGGATGAACATCTCCCGCCACCACGCGCGCATCTTCTACGACTTTGCCCGCCGGCGCTTCGCCCTCGAGGTCATCGGCAAGAACGGCTGCCTCGTCGAGGGCGTCCTCCACGTCCCCGGCACCCCCCCCGTCAAGCTCGACTCCCAGGACCTCCTCCAGATGGGCGACAAGCAGTTCTACTTCCTCCTCCCCTCCCGCTCCATCTTCGACGCCCGCCCCCTCCCCcgcctcccctcctcctcctcctcctacccCGCCCCTCCCCTCGCCCGCTACGCCCGAGGCCGCGGTGTCgccggagacgacgacgacgatgacgacgtcgacgacgacgaaAATGGCGGCGATGATGATGGCCATGGCGATGATGATGTGGACGAAGAGAACGAGATTGATGGGccgagggaagaggaggaggaggatgaagaggaggaggaagaggaagagattCGGCCCGTCGTCAGTGGTAAGAGGCTGAAGAGCGCGGCAGGGTCCGAGCACGCCGAAGGTTCGAAGCCCGGACCGTCCGGGCGATTGG TAAAAAAGTCTGAGAAAAGGTCAAGAGCTGACAGGGAGGCAGATAATAATCAACTGTTGCAGTTGGAAGAGAAAGATGTCATATCTTCTGTAGCTACTGTGCTATCTGATCTTTGTGGCCCGGGAGAATGGATGCCGATGACAAGACTTCATGAAGTG CTCTTGGAAAAATATGGCAACATATGGCATCACAGCAGGGTTAGAAAATACCTAACATCCGAGGACTTGCCGCAGAACGAAACCAAAGGGAGGCCATGGTTTGGCTTGTTGGCACTGCTAAGGAAATATCCCGAGCACTTTGTAATTAACACGAGGACCAAGGGGAGGTTGACTCAAGAGTTTGTGTCCCTAGTTTCCCTACTTTCTTAG
- the LOC109722732 gene encoding wound-induced basic protein: MIYDVNSPLFRSFLSQKGGASDKRKSEDQKPKEQRPKASENKPVMTE; this comes from the exons ATGATCTACGACGTGAACTCCCCCCTCTTCCGCTCCTTCCTCAGCCAAAAGGGTGGCGCCTCCGATAAGAG GAAATCGGAGGATCAAAAGCCGAAGGAGCAGAGGCCCAAGGCCAGTGAGAACAAGCCTGTGATGACTGAATGA